The following is a genomic window from Gemmatimonadota bacterium.
CAACTGTCTCAAGACCATGGTCAACCTTTGTTTCTGGCCGTGGGGATCTATCGACCGCATATTCCCTGGTACGTGCCAGAAGAATATTTCGAGAGACATCCCTATGACGAAGTTGCAGTACCTGAGGTTCTTGAAAACGATCTGGATGATGTGCCAGAAGCAGGTCAGGCTATGGTTAGGCGCACATGGCACAAATGGATGATTGAAAATGACAAATGGAAAGAGGCTGTTCAGGCATATCATGCGGCTGTCAGTTTTACCGACGACATGGTTGGGCGTCTTTTAGCAGCACTTCAAAATGGGCCTCACGCCGAAAATGCTATTATTGTGTTGTGGTCAGACAATGGGTATCATCTGGGGCAAAAGGAGCATTGGGAGAAATTTGCATTGTGGGAGCAGACCACGCGGGTACCGATGATCATCGTTGCGCCTGGAGAGATTGCCTCGGGCAAGGTCTGCAAACAGGCTGTCAGTCTGCTCGATATTTATCCCACGCTGATCAAATTGTCTGGCGGCAAAATATCAGGAGATTTTGATGGCGTGAGTCTGGTCCCTTTGCTGTATAACCCAGAGGAACAGACCCATCGCGCAGTGGTCTGTACACAGGGATTCAATAACCATGCAATAAGATCGGATAGGTGGCGTTATATCCGATATGAGGATGGCTCGGAAGAATTATACGACCATCAAAACGATGGGCAAGAGTTCCACAATCTGGCAGA
Proteins encoded in this region:
- a CDS encoding sulfatase, with protein sequence MADTKANKSNQPNVLFIAIDDLCGCPDAMNGETSVHTPNMNVLARKGVYFTNAHCAAPACNPSRVSVMTGLAPSTSGVYLNRQDWRKCKSLKDRVTLPQYFKDKGYKTLGGGKVYHGATLSEKMYEGYLDPRPWDEYFPSKDCQMPQEVAPDVWPVNGSKKFYRGYFDWAALDIETGEMADAKVVSWAEQQLSQDHGQPLFLAVGIYRPHIPWYVPEEYFERHPYDEVAVPEVLENDLDDVPEAGQAMVRRTWHKWMIENDKWKEAVQAYHAAVSFTDDMVGRLLAALQNGPHAENAIIVLWSDNGYHLGQKEHWEKFALWEQTTRVPMIIVAPGEIASGKVCKQAVSLLDIYPTLIKLSGGKISGDFDGVSLVPLLYNPEEQTHRAVVCTQGFNNHAIRSDRWRYIRYEDGSEELYDHQNDGQEFHNLADRKAYASVKRELASWLPKHNAEPQ